A stretch of Castanea sativa cultivar Marrone di Chiusa Pesio chromosome 2, ASM4071231v1 DNA encodes these proteins:
- the LOC142626308 gene encoding putative pentatricopeptide repeat-containing protein At5g08490: protein MIHLDFRTWSTIIRNYCLEARHNEALSIFLQNARCSSGYKPDHQVFAAILKSCTALLAIKLGKVLQGHIVKQGHLSCHSVSKALLNLYAKCGELDDCQKLFGQMGNSDPVNWNIVLSGFSGSRICDAEVMKLFFAMHSGGKAKPNPITIATTLPVCARLLNLYAGKSVQSYVIKSGWETDTLVGNSLVSLYAKCGLVCKDAYAVFTSINHKDVVSWNAIIAGFVENKIMVDALELFRWMLKGPIEPNYATIANILPVCAFLDKDVPYCFGREIHCYVQRRTELLADVSVCNALVSFYLRVGWMEEAESLFRNMISIDLVSWNAIIAGYASHGEWLKALDLFCELLSLEVTGPDSVTVVSILPACAHLQNLHVGKEIHGYILRHPYLREDTTVGNALVSFYAKCNHVKAAFQTFFMNSERDLISWNSMLDAVVGSEYDTQFLGLLNWMLSEGIRPDSITILTIIHFCTSVFRVDKVKETHCYSIKASLLQGDVEPTVGNALLDAYAKCGNIEYAFKIFQSLSEKRNLITCNSMISGYVICGLHDDAYKIFNGMSDADLTTWNLMVRAYAENDSPVQALNVLQELQARGMKPDAVTIMSFLPVCAQMSSGHFLKQCHGYAVRACFVDVHLKGALLDAYAKCGAIKYAYKLFQSSSHKDLVMFTAMVSGYAMHGMGEEALMVFSNMLELCVKPDHVIITAVLSACSHSGLVNEGLKIFNSIENIHGLKPTMEQYACVVDLLARGGKVEDAYSFVARMPIEANATVWGTLLGACRTHHEVELGRLVADRLFEIEADNIGNYVVMSNLYAADARWDGVIEVRKLMRTRDLKKPAGCSWIEVERRENVFIAGDSSHPQRSLIYTTLSTLDQQIKERIHF from the coding sequence ATGATTCACCTGGATTTTAGAACATGGAGCACCATAATCAGGAACTATTGTTTAGAAGCCAGGCACAATGAAGCTTTGTCTATTTTCCTTCAAAATGCACGATGTTCGTCAGGCTACAAACCTGATCACCAAGTCTTTGCAGCCATTCTTAAATCCTGCACTGCCCTCTTGGCTATCAAATTGGGGAAGGTTCTTCAAGGTCATATTGTGAAGCAGGGTCATCTTTCCTGCCACTCTGTGTCTAAAGCTTTGCTTAACTTGTACGCCAAATGTGGTGAGCTTGATGATTGTCAGAAACTTTTTGGTCAGATGGGTAACTCTGATCCTGTCAATTGGAACATTGTACTGTCTGGATTTTCCGGTTCCCGAATATGTGATGCTGAGgtgatgaaattgttttttgcAATGCACTCAGGTGGCAAGGCAAAACCTAACCCTATCACTATCGCAACCACTCTACCTGTGTGTGCTCGCTTACTAAATTTATATGCAGGGAAGAGTGTGCAGTCTTATGTGATTAAATCTGGATGGGAAACAGATACCCTTGTTGGGAATTCGTTGGTATCATTGTATGCAAAATGTGGGCTAGTATGCAAGGATGCATATGCTGTGTTTACTAGCATCAATCACAAAGATGTTGTTTCGTGGAATGCAATTATTGCAGGGTTTGTCGAGAATAAGATCATGGTTGATGCGCTCGAATTGTTCAGATGGATGTTGAAAGGACCAATAGAACCGAATTATGCAACAATTGCAAATATTCTGCCTGTTTGTGCTTTTTTAGATAAGGATGTTCCCTACTGCTTTGGTAGAGAGATACATTGTTATGTACAGCGGCGGACTGAATTGCTAGCAGATGTTTCTGTCTGCAATGCTTTAGTGAGCTTCTACTTAAGAGTTGGATGGATGGAAGAAGCGGAGTCATTGTTCCGGAATATGATATCAATAGATTTGGTTTCATGGAATGCCATAATCGCAGGATATGCATCACATGGTGAGTGGTTGAAAGCTTTGGACCTGTTTTGTGAATTACTCTCTTTAGAGGTGACTGGGCCAGATTCTGTAACTGTTGTTAGCATTCTTCCTGCTTGTGCGCACTTACAAAATCTGCATGTGGGGAAAGAGATTCATGGTTATATTCTTCGGCATCCTTACCTACGTGAGGATACAACAGTGGGCAATGCCCTAGTTAGTTTCTATGCAAAATGCAACCATGTAAAAGCAGCATTTCAGacattttttatgaattctGAGAGAGACTTGATATCATGGAATTCTATGCTAGATGCTGTTGTAGGGAGTGAGTATGATACTCAATTTCTGGGCCTATTAAACTGGATGCTCAGTGAAGGAATTAGACCTGATTCCATTACTATCTTGACCATAATTCATTTTTGTACTTCTGTATTTAGAGTAGACAAGGTTAAGGAAACACATTGCTATTCAATTAAGGCTAGTTTATTACAAGGTGATGTTGAACCTACCGTTGGAAACGCATTGCTTGATGCATATGCCAAGTGTGGTAACATAGAATATGCATTCAAGATTTTCCAAAGTTTGTCGGagaaaaggaatttgatcaCATGCAACTCAATGATCTCAGGTTATGTCATTTGTGGATTACATGATGATGCATATAAGATTTTTAATGGGATGTCTGATGCAGATCTCACCACCTGGAATCTAATGGTTCGAGCTTATGCAGAGAATGATTCTCCTGTTCAAGCTCTCAATGTGCTTCAGGAGTTACAAGCTCGAGGAATGAAGCCTGATGCGGTGACAATCATGAGCTTCCTTCCTGTATGTGCTCAAATGTCCTCAGGTCACTTTCTGAAGCAGTGTCATGGATATGCAGTTAGAGCTTGTTTTGTGGATGTCCACTTGAAGGGAGCTTTGTTAGATGCATATGCAAAATGTGGTGCTATAAAGTATGCTTATAAGCTTTTTCAGTCAAGCTCCCATAAGGATCTGGTTATGTTTACAGCTATGGTTAGTGGGTATGCCATGCATGGTATGGGAGAGGAAGCACTTATGGTTTTCTCTAATATGCTTGAATTATGTGTAAAGCCTGATCATGTTATCATCACTGCTGTTTTATCTGCTTGTAGTCATTCTGGCCTAGTAAATGAAGGGTTAAAGATATTCAATTCAATAGAGAATATCCATGGGTTAAAGCCAACGATGGAACAGTATGCCTGTGTGGTGGATCTCCTTGCTCGAGGTGGAAAGGTAGAAGATGCATATTCTTTTGTGGCTAGGATGCCCATTGAAGCTAATGCAACTGTGTGGGGGACACTGCTAGGTGCCTGTAGGACCCATCATGAGGTGGAACTGGGCCGTCTTGTGGCAGATCGTCTTTTTGAAATTGAGGCTGACAATATTGGGAACTATGTGGTGATGTCAAACCTGTATGCAGCAGATGCTAGATGGGATGGGGTCATAGAAGTAAGAAAGCTTATGAGGACTCGAGATCTGAAAAAGCCAGCAGGATGCAGCTGGATTGAAGTGGAGAGGCGGGAAAATGTTTTTATTGCTGGGGACTCTTCTCATCCACAAAGAAGCCTCATATACACTACATTGAGCACATTAGATCAACAGATCAAGGAGCGGATTCATTTTTGA
- the LOC142623267 gene encoding uncharacterized protein At4g15545 isoform X1 — protein MLANESDDCGSSNFDLPEEVLQILPSDPFEQLDVARKITSIALSTRVSALESESSALRAKLADKDSLIADLQSQVESLDASLSDVSDKLAQADLDKERLVKENALLSNAVKKLNRDVSKLEVFRKTLMKSLQEDDENPAGAPEVVANLQRHSSLSSTSQIGEDDATFPPPRFPSVRSEMSEVGYSFAEDHETDALRPRISHGLLLASQTSTPRLTPPGSPPILSVSVSPTGTSKPVSPRRHSMSFSSSRGLFDDRSSMVSSMHSSHRSSVSSSDTGSQTGRTRVDGKEFFRQVRSRLSYEQFGAFLANVKELNAHKQTKEETLKKADEIFGQENKDLYAIFEGLITRNVH, from the exons ATGTTAGCGAATGAGTCGGATGATTGTGGCTCCTCAAACTTCGATCTTCCCGAGGAGGTCTTGCAAATTCTGCCCTCCGATCCTTTCGAACAGCTCGACGTGGCCCGCAAAATCACATCCATCGCCCTCTCGACACGTGTCTCCGCCCTCGAATCTGAGTCGTCCGCTCTCCGCGCCAAGCTCGCCGACAAGGACTCTCTCATCGCCGACCTCCAATCCCAGGTCGAATCCCTCGACGCCTCCCTCTCCGATGTCTCCGATAAACTCGCCCAAGCCGACCTCGACAAG GAGAGGTTGGTGAAAGAGAACGCTTTGCTTTCAAATGCTGTGAAGAAGCTTAACCGAGATGTCTCCAAG TTGGAGGTCTTTAGGAAGACACTCATGAAATCACTTCAAGAGGATGATGAAAATCCT GCAGGAGCTCCAGAGGTTGTTGCTAATTTACAAAGACATTCAAGTTTATCTTCCACATCGCAGATTGGAG AAGATGATGCCACATTTCCACCTCCTAGATTCCCTTCAGTCCGGAGTGAGATGTCTGAAGTAGGATATTCATTTGCAGAGGATCATGAGACGGATG CCTTAAGACCTCGTATATCTCATGGCCTCCTGTTAGCATCCCAAACTAGCACACCTCGGCTTACTCCTCCAGGTTCCCCTCCTATCTTATCTGTGTCGGTGTCCCCAACAGGAACATCTAAACCTGTGTCCCCAAGGCGACATTCAATGTCATTTTCATCATCAAGAGGCCTGTTTGATGATCGGTCTTCAATGGTTTCTTCTATGCACTCGAGCCATCGCAGTTCAGTATCAAGCTCTGACACAGGATCACAAACTG GAAGAACGCGGGTTGATGGGAAAGAGTTCTTCCGCCAAGTAAG GAGCCGTTTGTCTTATGAGCAATTTGGTGCttttcttgcaaatgttaagGAATTGAATGCGCACAAGCAAACCAAAGAG GAGACTCTAAAGAAGGCTGATGAGATCTTTGGCCAAGAGAACAAGGACCTTTATGCTATATTTGAGGGATTGATTACTCGCAATGTCCACTGA
- the LOC142624620 gene encoding putative prolyl 4-hydroxylase 4 produces the protein MVWSHLFLFLLSISSILRESSSSYAASPSSIINPAKAKQVSWKPRAFVYEGFLTDLECDHLISLAKSELKRSAVADNESGKSKLSEVRTSSGMFINKGKDPIVSGIEDKLATWTFLPKENGEDIQVLRYEPGQKYDPHYDYFADKVNIARGGHRIATVLMYLTDVAKGGETVFPEAEEPARRKASETNGDLSECAKKGIAVKPRRGDALLFFSLHPTAIPDTNSLHAGCPVIEGEKWSATKWIHVDSFDKILNPASGNCTDLNDSCDRWAALGECTKNPEYMVGSPELPGYCRRSCKVC, from the exons ATGGTTTGGTCTCATCTATTCCTGTTTTTGCTCTCGATCTCTTCGATCCTCCGTGAATCTTCGTCCTCCTATGCTGCTTCTCCTAGCTCCATCATCAATCCCGCTAAAGCTAAACAAGTTTCATGGAAGCCAAg AGCGTTTGTGTACGAAGGTTTTCTTACGGACTTAGAATGCGACCATTTGATCTCGCTT GCGAAATCGGAGTTGAAGAGATCTGCGGTGGCGGATAACGAATCCGGTAAAAGCAAGCTCAGCGAAGTTCGTACCAGCTCCGGAATGTTCATCAATAAGGGCAAG GATCCTATTGTGTCTGGTATAGAGGACAAGTTAGCTACGTGGACATTTCTTCCAAAAG AAAATGGGGAGGACATACAAGTGTTAAGATATGAGCCTGGGCAGAAATATGACCCACACTATGATTACTTTGCCGACAAGGTTAATATAGCCCGGGGTGGACACCGAATTGCAACGGTACTCATGTATCTTACTGACGTGGCCAAAGGTGGCGAAACAGTGTTCCCTGAAGCAGAG GAACCCGCACGTCGTAAAGCTTCTGAAACGAATGGCGATCTCTCTGAATGTGCAAAAAAAGGAATAGCAG TGAAACCACGAAGAGGGGATGCACTTCTTTTCTTCAGTCTCCACCCAACTGCCATTCCAGACACAAACAGTCTCCATGCAGGTTGCCCTGTGATTGAAGGTGAGAAATGGTCAGCAACAAAGTGGATTCACGTGGACTCGTTTGACAAGATCTTGAACCCAGCTAGTGGAAACTGCACTGATCTGAATGATAGCTGTGACAGATGGGCTGCACTTGGAGAGTGCACGAAGAACCCGGAGTATATGGTTGGATCTCCAGAGCTTCCTGGCTACTGTAGGAGGAGTTGTAAGGTGTGTTAG
- the LOC142623267 gene encoding uncharacterized protein At4g15545 isoform X2 produces MLANESDDCGSSNFDLPEEVLQILPSDPFEQLDVARKITSIALSTRVSALESESSALRAKLADKDSLIADLQSQVESLDASLSDVSDKLAQADLDKERLVKENALLSNAVKKLNRDVSKLEVFRKTLMKSLQEDDENPAGAPEVVANLQRHSSLSSTSQIGDDATFPPPRFPSVRSEMSEVGYSFAEDHETDALRPRISHGLLLASQTSTPRLTPPGSPPILSVSVSPTGTSKPVSPRRHSMSFSSSRGLFDDRSSMVSSMHSSHRSSVSSSDTGSQTGRTRVDGKEFFRQVRSRLSYEQFGAFLANVKELNAHKQTKEETLKKADEIFGQENKDLYAIFEGLITRNVH; encoded by the exons ATGTTAGCGAATGAGTCGGATGATTGTGGCTCCTCAAACTTCGATCTTCCCGAGGAGGTCTTGCAAATTCTGCCCTCCGATCCTTTCGAACAGCTCGACGTGGCCCGCAAAATCACATCCATCGCCCTCTCGACACGTGTCTCCGCCCTCGAATCTGAGTCGTCCGCTCTCCGCGCCAAGCTCGCCGACAAGGACTCTCTCATCGCCGACCTCCAATCCCAGGTCGAATCCCTCGACGCCTCCCTCTCCGATGTCTCCGATAAACTCGCCCAAGCCGACCTCGACAAG GAGAGGTTGGTGAAAGAGAACGCTTTGCTTTCAAATGCTGTGAAGAAGCTTAACCGAGATGTCTCCAAG TTGGAGGTCTTTAGGAAGACACTCATGAAATCACTTCAAGAGGATGATGAAAATCCT GCAGGAGCTCCAGAGGTTGTTGCTAATTTACAAAGACATTCAAGTTTATCTTCCACATCGCAGATTGGAG ATGATGCCACATTTCCACCTCCTAGATTCCCTTCAGTCCGGAGTGAGATGTCTGAAGTAGGATATTCATTTGCAGAGGATCATGAGACGGATG CCTTAAGACCTCGTATATCTCATGGCCTCCTGTTAGCATCCCAAACTAGCACACCTCGGCTTACTCCTCCAGGTTCCCCTCCTATCTTATCTGTGTCGGTGTCCCCAACAGGAACATCTAAACCTGTGTCCCCAAGGCGACATTCAATGTCATTTTCATCATCAAGAGGCCTGTTTGATGATCGGTCTTCAATGGTTTCTTCTATGCACTCGAGCCATCGCAGTTCAGTATCAAGCTCTGACACAGGATCACAAACTG GAAGAACGCGGGTTGATGGGAAAGAGTTCTTCCGCCAAGTAAG GAGCCGTTTGTCTTATGAGCAATTTGGTGCttttcttgcaaatgttaagGAATTGAATGCGCACAAGCAAACCAAAGAG GAGACTCTAAAGAAGGCTGATGAGATCTTTGGCCAAGAGAACAAGGACCTTTATGCTATATTTGAGGGATTGATTACTCGCAATGTCCACTGA
- the LOC142623928 gene encoding receptor-like cytosolic serine/threonine-protein kinase RBK2: MCSNGSHDIDTENQEWEANTSIGRRPRAGFSDSFSSHDMEGGMYESSPRGVLEGSSRSLESETASPGASTSDSEGNQDPGASTRWNGFFHMLKKGPNVRFQKWKSVPKLTRRKSKRIIEEMVPVLRPSTDGELCYFKSCWKNFTLSELEAATNNFSHDNLIGEGGYAEVYKGALEDGQLVAIKRLTRGTQEEMTADFLSELGVIVHVDHPNIAKLIGYGVEGGMHLVLELSPHGSLASILYGPREKLDWGIRHKIALGIAEGLVYLHEGCHRRIIHKDIKASNILLAEDFEPQISDFGLAKWLPDQWTHHTVSNFEGTFGYLPPEYFMHGIVDEKTDVYSYGVLILELITGRKALDSSQQSLVMWAKPLLSKNCILELVDPFLVDAYDSEQMNCMALTASLCIHQSSIHRPQMSEVEKILKGDAHTLATVKQCQQSKFQRTYSEELSDAEEYNSTKYLKDLGRYREIVLEPSNDA; the protein is encoded by the exons ATGTGCAGCAATGGTTCTCATGACATTGACACAGAAAATCAAGAATGGGAAGCTAATACATCTATAGGCAGAAGGCCACGAGCTGGGTTCTCTGACTCTTTTTCATCTCATG ACATGGAGGGGGGCATGTATGAGTCCTCTCCTAGAGGAGTTCTTGAGGGCAGCTCAAGAAGCTTAGAATCTGAAACAGCTTCTCCTGGGGCCAGTACTTCTGACTCAGAAGGTAACCAAGATCCAGGAGCCTCTACACGCTGGAATGGCTTCTTTCATATGTTGAAGAAAGGACCAAATGTGCGCTTTCAGAAATGGAAAAGTGTCCCAAAACTCACTAGGAGGAAAAGCAAAAGAATTATAGAGGAAATGGTTCCAGTACTAAGGCCTTCTACAGATGGTGAACTTTGCTACTTCAAATCTTGCTGGAAGAATTTCACACTCTCAGAGCTCGAAGCTGCAACCAACAACTTCAGCCATG ATAATTTAATTGGGGAGGGAGGCTATGCTGAAGTTTACAAGGGCGCATTGGAAGATGGGCAGCTGGTTGCAATTAAACGACTGACAAGAGGAACTCAAGAAGAAATGACTGCCGACTTCTTGTCTGAGCTTGGGGTTATAGTCCATGTGGATCACCCTAATATTGCTAAATTGATTGGGTATGGGGTTGAAGGGGGGATGCACcttgttcttgaattgtctccCCATGGGAGTCTAGCATCTATACTTTATG GGCCAAGGGAGAAATTGGATTGGGGAATCAGACATAAGATTGCCTTAGGGATTGCTGAGGGCCTTGTTTATCTTCATGAGGGATGTCATAGGAGAATAATCCACAAAGACATCAAGGCTTCTAATATATTGCTTGCAGAGGATTTTGAGCCTCAG ATTTCTGATTTTGGGCTTGCAAAGTGGCTACCCGATCAATGGACTCACCATACTGTATCAAATTTTGAAGGCACATTTGG CTACCTTCCTCCCGAGTACTTCATGCATGGCATTGTAGATGAGAAAACTGATGTCTATTCTTATGGAGTACTAATCTTAGAGCTCATCACTGGACGGAAAGCTCTGGATAGCTCACAGCAAAGCCTTGTGATGTGG GCCAAACCTTTGCTCTCTAAGAACTGTATCTTGGAGCTTGTTGATCCATTTCTTGTAGATGCCTACGACTCAGAACAGATGAATTGTATGGCCTTGACAGCTTCTTTGTGCATCCATCAGTCTTCAATCCATCGTCCTCAAATGAGTGAG GTTGAAAAGATTCTGAAAGGCGATGCCCACACTTTAGCTACCGTAAAACAATGCCAACAATCTAAATTTCAAAGGACATACTCTGAGGAGCTGTCTGATGCAGAAGAGTATAACTCAACTAAGTATTTAAAAGATCTGGGTCGATATAGGGAGATTGTATTGGAGCCCAGTAATGATGCTTAA